One genomic segment of Rubripirellula tenax includes these proteins:
- a CDS encoding DUF1559 family PulG-like putative transporter: MKTSFTAARPESAASIALARFRIHTILKMIACCATIFVVGCGPSKEDLIAKAMRRKRASSDDVDPTPVQVAAPVAASAPAPQPAPISESKTAAVETAVPKQTSKAIAGVEQKPLTPIDQRKPTESLSAVDRRRMAVDNLKKIHEAMAAYVADHGEFPYYTMESSGGISTFSWRVALLPYLGYQELYDKFNHERPWDYPENKELLTFIPPEYVSPERFDTNTNFLVPLANFLIFHDFTERDEESNEQKVTKVDRITDGLDNTILLLEVDDDFSVPWTKPEDYRLFGGEGGQRAITRGFGHLRGDGALAIWGNGWPFSLSNDLLFQQLYPAFTYAGNERQPAAVIHREVSFDNVIDRSETVTSSIIADTSESPTQTMSLDSIPIVRREVPNSIELANAEERFQSIFGDRIRAARDRMAKDKLAVDISKASATMQADLAGTYVMQTAAMELAQLAGSVDTLLSAVDARVATFEVDAYKTNTDALLSLAKSSSQMDSASIDGTTFLQRAVYVVWHAVENDDYDTARILVRSADRMIDVSRSNRLPKMLGRLGVVLGEAERQYANAKDQLAAYRDNPDDGEAAATFGRYLCFIKGDWDRGLPLLVGGGPEPLRRASRIDLKGFKTNEDEVAIADSWWELASQARPGVYRQGALDRAAHWYRNVFEKMPDSLDKIHVKARLADLKQVELSSPLAITAQLAKQSGVDLSIKLADVAFSGRKGGLLTASNTEIEDVNN, encoded by the coding sequence TTGAAAACGTCTTTCACCGCCGCCCGACCCGAATCCGCTGCATCGATCGCATTGGCTCGATTCCGCATCCATACGATTTTGAAAATGATCGCATGTTGCGCCACGATTTTTGTCGTCGGATGTGGCCCCAGCAAAGAGGATTTGATCGCCAAAGCGATGAGGCGCAAACGGGCAAGTTCCGATGACGTTGACCCGACTCCGGTGCAAGTAGCTGCTCCGGTCGCAGCTAGCGCCCCTGCACCGCAACCCGCCCCCATCAGCGAGTCAAAGACCGCAGCGGTCGAAACGGCCGTTCCGAAACAAACGTCCAAGGCGATCGCCGGCGTCGAACAGAAACCATTGACGCCCATTGACCAGCGAAAGCCAACTGAGTCATTGTCGGCTGTCGATCGTCGCAGGATGGCTGTCGACAACCTCAAGAAAATCCACGAAGCCATGGCGGCCTACGTGGCCGATCACGGTGAGTTCCCGTACTACACGATGGAGTCTTCGGGTGGGATTTCGACATTTTCGTGGCGAGTTGCCCTCCTTCCCTACCTGGGCTATCAAGAACTGTACGACAAATTCAATCACGAACGACCTTGGGACTACCCCGAGAACAAAGAACTGTTGACGTTCATTCCGCCAGAATACGTTTCACCAGAACGTTTCGACACGAATACGAATTTCCTAGTCCCGCTGGCCAACTTCCTGATTTTTCACGATTTCACCGAGCGTGATGAAGAAAGCAACGAACAGAAAGTTACCAAGGTGGACAGGATCACCGATGGCTTAGACAACACGATCCTGTTGTTGGAAGTCGACGACGATTTCTCGGTGCCATGGACCAAACCCGAAGACTATCGTCTGTTCGGTGGCGAGGGCGGTCAACGGGCAATCACTCGCGGATTCGGTCATCTACGCGGTGACGGCGCGCTGGCGATCTGGGGCAACGGTTGGCCGTTCTCTTTGAGTAACGACCTTCTATTCCAACAGCTCTATCCCGCATTCACCTATGCCGGGAACGAACGACAACCGGCGGCGGTCATTCACCGCGAAGTTTCGTTCGACAACGTGATCGACCGCAGCGAAACGGTGACCTCGTCGATCATTGCGGACACGTCCGAGTCACCGACCCAAACGATGAGCCTTGATTCGATTCCCATCGTTCGTCGAGAAGTTCCCAACTCGATCGAATTGGCCAACGCCGAAGAACGATTTCAATCGATCTTTGGTGACCGTATCCGCGCGGCGAGAGATCGAATGGCAAAAGACAAATTGGCGGTGGACATTTCGAAAGCGTCGGCAACGATGCAGGCTGATCTGGCCGGCACCTATGTGATGCAAACGGCGGCGATGGAGCTTGCCCAATTGGCGGGATCGGTCGACACGTTGTTGTCGGCGGTCGATGCACGTGTCGCCACGTTTGAAGTCGACGCCTACAAGACCAACACGGACGCCCTTTTGAGTCTCGCCAAGTCATCGTCACAAATGGATTCGGCATCCATCGATGGAACCACGTTTTTACAACGGGCGGTCTATGTTGTTTGGCACGCGGTTGAGAATGACGACTACGACACCGCCAGAATCTTGGTACGTAGTGCGGATCGGATGATCGATGTTTCGCGAAGCAACCGGTTGCCGAAAATGCTGGGGCGATTGGGTGTTGTGCTGGGCGAAGCCGAACGCCAGTATGCCAACGCCAAAGATCAATTGGCCGCCTATCGCGACAATCCCGATGATGGCGAGGCGGCGGCGACGTTTGGGCGATACCTGTGCTTCATCAAGGGCGACTGGGATCGTGGATTGCCGTTACTGGTGGGTGGCGGCCCCGAACCACTTCGCCGTGCTTCAAGGATCGACTTGAAGGGATTTAAAACGAATGAAGACGAAGTTGCCATCGCTGACTCGTGGTGGGAATTGGCATCGCAAGCCAGGCCGGGAGTCTATCGACAGGGTGCCCTCGATCGTGCCGCCCATTGGTACCGAAATGTGTTCGAAAAGATGCCCGACTCGTTGGACAAGATTCACGTGAAGGCGCGACTGGCAGACCTCAAGCAAGTGGAGCTTTCCAGCCCGCTTGCGATAACGGCCCAACTGGCCAAGCAAAGCGGCGTTGATCTAAGTATCAAGTTGGCCGATGTTGCATTCTCCGGTCGCAAGGGGGGCCTATTGACGGCCAGCAATACCGAAATAGAGGACGTCAACAACTAA